In a single window of the Acipenser ruthenus chromosome 8, fAciRut3.2 maternal haplotype, whole genome shotgun sequence genome:
- the LOC131737712 gene encoding queuine tRNA-ribosyltransferase accessory subunit 2-like isoform X1, with translation MKLDLSKVVSGCRLGVLTNLGKNGDKTLEVPGCLLYTRCGSAPHLTHETLETIEKIPAVTQLTLSTLAEYHEVLEEYKEGAGKFIGMPDSVLYCSLQDPAAPCPPGFITNKTVSVWGSGGRMEMTASKFMALQAVVRPDWFQSMADGETVQEDTSKKRVRKSVDRTLAFLDECLQMQQKSQDLQGVEVLGVVEGGDILEERTRSAKETAKRPVGGFVLDGFQGDAMTRELRLKLISSVTAELPDDKPRLIQGIGRPDEVLDCVEAGVDLFESFFPYQVTERGCALSFRFRYQLDPETQVLERNGAQVNEEPRAKKDCDVSDKEEKEPMTPFEMDLKSKRYREDFGPLVQGCSCYCCRNHTRAYVHHLLLTNELLSGVLLMIHNFQHYFGFFHSLRQALQEGHLEKLKALVNEHSP, from the exons ATGAAGCTGGACCTTTCCAAAGTAGTTAGCGGCTGCCGTCTCGGGGTGCTGACTAACCTTGGGAAAAATGGAGATAAAACTCTGGAAGTTCCAGGGTGCTTACTTTACACTCGCTGTGGCTCAGCACCCCACCTCACTCACGAAACTCTGGAAACCATTGAAAAGATACCAGCTGTGACTCAGCTCACGTTAAGTACACT agcaGAATACCATGAAGTCCTGGAAGAATACAAGGAAGGAGCTGGAAAGTTTATAG gcATGCCTGACTCTGTGTTGTACTGCTCCTTACAAGATCCTGCAGCCCCTTGTCCACCAGGCTTTATAACTAACAAG ACTGTTTCGGTGTGGGGTAGCGGTGGTCGTATGGAGATGACTGCCTCCAAGTTCATGGCTCTGCAGGCAGTAGTAAGACCGGATTGGTTCCAGAGCATGGCGGATGGGGAGACTGTGCAGGAGGACACCTCGAAAAAGAGAGTGAGGAAATCTGTAGACCGCACACTGGCCTTCCTGGATGAATGCCTTCAAATGCAGCAGAAATCACAG GACCTGCAGGGTGTAGAGGTGCTCGGAGTGGTGGAGGGCGGGGATATCCTGGAGGAGCGAACACGATCAGCCAAGGAGACGGCCAAGAGGCCTGTGGGAGGGTTTGTACTGGACGGGTTCCAGGGTGACGCCATGACCAGGGAGCTAAGACTGAAACTGATCTCGTCTGTCACAGCCGAACTGCCTGACGACAAGCCCAG GCTGATCCAGGGAATTGGCAGACCAGACGAGGTCTTGGATTGTGTGGAAGCAGGAGTGGACCTGTTTGAAAGCTTTTTTCCATACCAGGTGACTGAGAGAGGCTGCGCCCTTTCCTTCAGGTTCAGATATCAGCTCGACCCGGAGACGCAAG TGTTGGAGAGGAATGGTGCCCAGGTCAATGAGGAACCTAGGGCCAAGAAAGACTGTGATGTCAGTGACAAGGAAGAGAAGGAGCCGATGACACCCTTTGAGATGGATCTGAAAAGCAAAAG GTATCGAGAGGATTTCGGTCCCCTGGTGCAGGGCTGCTCGTGTTACTGCTGTAGGAACCACACGCGCGCCTACGTTCACCACCTCCTCCTGACCAACGAGCTCCTGTCGGGGGTCCTGCTTATGATCCATAACTTCCAGCACTACTTTGGGTTCTTCCACTCCCTGCGGCAGGCTCTGCAGGAGGGACACCTGGAGAAACTGAAAGCTCTTGTCAACGAGCACAGCCCCTGA
- the LOC131737712 gene encoding queuine tRNA-ribosyltransferase accessory subunit 2-like isoform X2: MPDSVLYCSLQDPAAPCPPGFITNKTVSVWGSGGRMEMTASKFMALQAVVRPDWFQSMADGETVQEDTSKKRVRKSVDRTLAFLDECLQMQQKSQDLQGVEVLGVVEGGDILEERTRSAKETAKRPVGGFVLDGFQGDAMTRELRLKLISSVTAELPDDKPRLIQGIGRPDEVLDCVEAGVDLFESFFPYQVTERGCALSFRFRYQLDPETQVLERNGAQVNEEPRAKKDCDVSDKEEKEPMTPFEMDLKSKRYREDFGPLVQGCSCYCCRNHTRAYVHHLLLTNELLSGVLLMIHNFQHYFGFFHSLRQALQEGHLEKLKALVNEHSP; encoded by the exons ATGCCTGACTCTGTGTTGTACTGCTCCTTACAAGATCCTGCAGCCCCTTGTCCACCAGGCTTTATAACTAACAAG ACTGTTTCGGTGTGGGGTAGCGGTGGTCGTATGGAGATGACTGCCTCCAAGTTCATGGCTCTGCAGGCAGTAGTAAGACCGGATTGGTTCCAGAGCATGGCGGATGGGGAGACTGTGCAGGAGGACACCTCGAAAAAGAGAGTGAGGAAATCTGTAGACCGCACACTGGCCTTCCTGGATGAATGCCTTCAAATGCAGCAGAAATCACAG GACCTGCAGGGTGTAGAGGTGCTCGGAGTGGTGGAGGGCGGGGATATCCTGGAGGAGCGAACACGATCAGCCAAGGAGACGGCCAAGAGGCCTGTGGGAGGGTTTGTACTGGACGGGTTCCAGGGTGACGCCATGACCAGGGAGCTAAGACTGAAACTGATCTCGTCTGTCACAGCCGAACTGCCTGACGACAAGCCCAG GCTGATCCAGGGAATTGGCAGACCAGACGAGGTCTTGGATTGTGTGGAAGCAGGAGTGGACCTGTTTGAAAGCTTTTTTCCATACCAGGTGACTGAGAGAGGCTGCGCCCTTTCCTTCAGGTTCAGATATCAGCTCGACCCGGAGACGCAAG TGTTGGAGAGGAATGGTGCCCAGGTCAATGAGGAACCTAGGGCCAAGAAAGACTGTGATGTCAGTGACAAGGAAGAGAAGGAGCCGATGACACCCTTTGAGATGGATCTGAAAAGCAAAAG GTATCGAGAGGATTTCGGTCCCCTGGTGCAGGGCTGCTCGTGTTACTGCTGTAGGAACCACACGCGCGCCTACGTTCACCACCTCCTCCTGACCAACGAGCTCCTGTCGGGGGTCCTGCTTATGATCCATAACTTCCAGCACTACTTTGGGTTCTTCCACTCCCTGCGGCAGGCTCTGCAGGAGGGACACCTGGAGAAACTGAAAGCTCTTGTCAACGAGCACAGCCCCTGA